The Aquamicrobium lusatiense genome has a window encoding:
- the cofD gene encoding 2-phospho-L-lactate transferase, producing METGVQKVVLLAGGVGGARMAEGLMRALPEGALTVVVNVGDDDTFYGLLVCPDIDTILYTLSDRIDRGQGWGVANDTVNGLNVLRDLGAPVWMKLGDADFGLHIWRNWRMSQGASLSEVTEECATRFGIKARILPATDDPVRTRLMTEKGLLDFQNWFVGERCQPAVREISYAGAEEAAASPQALAAIREADLIVFAPSNPLLSLEPLLSAKALREAVAASHAPRIGVSPLIGGKAVKGPLDKLLADLGQPGGAAGVAARYKGLIDGFLVDSDDVNDIAAIEADGISVHATDILMRDPAGAERLARELIGFAPTLGARA from the coding sequence ATGGAAACTGGCGTTCAAAAAGTGGTGCTGCTTGCCGGTGGCGTCGGTGGCGCGCGCATGGCCGAAGGGCTGATGCGCGCCCTGCCGGAAGGGGCGCTCACCGTCGTCGTCAATGTCGGTGACGACGACACCTTCTATGGCCTGCTCGTCTGTCCCGACATCGACACCATTCTTTATACGCTCTCCGACCGGATCGACCGAGGGCAGGGGTGGGGCGTCGCCAACGATACGGTGAACGGCCTCAATGTCCTGCGCGATCTTGGCGCGCCGGTGTGGATGAAGCTCGGAGACGCCGATTTCGGCCTGCATATCTGGCGCAACTGGCGCATGTCACAGGGCGCCTCGCTGAGCGAGGTAACGGAAGAATGCGCCACTCGTTTCGGTATCAAAGCCCGCATCCTGCCCGCGACGGACGATCCCGTACGCACCAGGCTCATGACGGAGAAGGGCCTGCTCGACTTCCAGAACTGGTTCGTCGGCGAACGTTGCCAGCCGGCCGTGCGCGAAATCAGCTATGCAGGTGCGGAAGAGGCTGCCGCCAGCCCTCAGGCACTTGCCGCCATCAGGGAAGCAGACCTGATTGTTTTCGCCCCTTCCAACCCGCTGCTGTCGCTTGAGCCGCTCCTGTCGGCGAAGGCCCTGCGCGAGGCGGTTGCCGCAAGCCATGCGCCCCGCATCGGCGTATCGCCTCTGATCGGCGGCAAGGCAGTTAAAGGTCCGCTCGACAAGCTGCTTGCCGATCTCGGCCAGCCCGGCGGCGCTGCCGGCGTTGCCGCCCGTTACAAGGGCCTGATCGACGGCTTTCTGGTCGACAGCGACGACGTCAACGACATCGCAGCCATCGAGGCCGACGGCATAAGCGTCCATGCCACCGACATATTGATGCGCGATCCCGCCGGAGCGGAACGCCTTGCCCGCGAGCTTATCGGCTTCGCTCCAACGCTCGGAGCGCGGGCATGA